From a region of the Spartinivicinus poritis genome:
- the glyA gene encoding serine hydroxymethyltransferase: MSQVEYLNTTLEQFFAEGLAAADAEVQQALNHEFNRQQDQIELIASENIVSKAVLNAQGTVLTNKYAEGYPAKRYYGGCEHVDVVEQLAIDRAKALFNCQFVNVQPHSGAQANGAVMLALTQPGDTILGMSLDAGGHLTHGARPALSGKWFNAVQYGVNPETLTIDYDEVARLAKQHQPKLIIAGGSAIPREIDFAKFREIADSVGAYLMVDMAHIAGLVATGAHPSPLLHAHIVTTTTHKTLRGPRGGMILSNDEALGKKINSAVFPGLQGGPLMHVIAAKAVAFGEALTPAFKTYIDQVVSNAKVLADVIVERGYAVVSGGTDTHLALVDLRPKGLKGNKAEVSLESAGITCNKNGIPFDTEKPTITSGIRLGTPAGTSRGFGNEEFRQIGHLIADVLDGLVNHPDNNEVAEQAVRVEVAKLCKRFPIYS, from the coding sequence ATGAGCCAAGTTGAATATCTCAATACAACACTTGAACAGTTTTTTGCAGAGGGATTGGCTGCTGCTGATGCTGAGGTACAACAAGCACTTAATCATGAATTTAATCGTCAACAAGATCAAATAGAATTAATTGCTTCAGAAAATATCGTATCTAAAGCTGTTTTAAATGCGCAAGGCACAGTGCTAACCAATAAATATGCAGAAGGTTATCCTGCAAAGCGTTATTATGGTGGTTGTGAGCATGTTGATGTAGTTGAACAACTAGCCATTGACCGTGCCAAGGCTTTATTTAACTGCCAGTTTGTTAATGTGCAGCCCCACTCAGGAGCTCAAGCCAATGGCGCTGTGATGCTGGCGCTTACCCAACCTGGCGATACTATTTTAGGTATGTCTTTAGATGCTGGCGGCCATTTAACGCATGGTGCCAGGCCCGCTTTATCGGGTAAATGGTTTAATGCTGTGCAGTATGGGGTGAACCCAGAAACCTTAACAATTGATTATGATGAAGTTGCACGACTAGCTAAACAACATCAACCGAAATTAATTATTGCTGGTGGCTCCGCTATTCCCCGAGAAATTGATTTTGCAAAATTCCGTGAAATTGCTGATAGCGTTGGTGCTTATTTAATGGTGGATATGGCTCATATTGCAGGCTTAGTTGCCACTGGCGCCCACCCAAGCCCTTTACTCCATGCGCATATTGTGACCACTACTACACATAAAACCCTGCGTGGGCCAAGAGGGGGGATGATTTTAAGCAATGATGAAGCACTTGGTAAAAAAATTAATTCTGCCGTTTTTCCCGGTTTGCAAGGTGGCCCTTTAATGCATGTTATTGCAGCAAAAGCAGTGGCATTTGGTGAAGCACTGACACCTGCTTTTAAAACCTATATTGATCAAGTGGTAAGCAATGCTAAAGTACTGGCTGATGTCATTGTAGAAAGAGGCTATGCGGTTGTATCGGGTGGTACAGATACTCATTTAGCATTAGTTGATTTAAGACCAAAAGGATTAAAGGGTAATAAAGCTGAAGTTAGTTTGGAAAGTGCTGGGATTACTTGTAATAAAAATGGCATCCCATTTGATACCGAAAAACCTACGATTACTTCAGGTATTCGGTTAGGTACACCGGCAGGGACCAGCCGAGGGTTTGGCAATGAAGAGTTTCGTCAGATTGGCCATTTAATTGCGGATGTGTTAGATGGTTTGGTTAATCACCCTGACAATAATGAAGTTGCAGAGCAGGCTGTTCGGGTTGAAGTGGCAAAACTATGCAAACGTTTTCCAATTTATAGCTAA
- the gcvH gene encoding glycine cleavage system protein GcvH: MSQIPTELYYSKSHEWVQENDDNTVTVGITAHAQELLGDLVFVELPEVGASLEAGEEFAVVESVKAASDVYSPVSGEVVAVNEALSDNPEQVNEGPFADGWLIKVKLSDKSELDQLLNADAYQAVVETEV, from the coding sequence ATGAGTCAAATTCCAACGGAGCTGTATTATAGTAAGTCTCATGAGTGGGTGCAGGAAAATGACGACAATACAGTTACTGTCGGTATTACTGCCCATGCACAAGAATTATTAGGTGACTTGGTGTTTGTTGAACTGCCTGAAGTGGGTGCTAGCTTAGAAGCAGGTGAAGAGTTTGCTGTAGTCGAGTCGGTTAAGGCAGCATCTGATGTATACAGTCCTGTTTCTGGTGAAGTGGTTGCAGTCAACGAAGCATTATCTGATAACCCTGAACAAGTGAATGAAGGCCCTTTTGCAGATGGTTGGTTGATTAAAGTCAAGCTATCTGATAAATCAGAGCTGGACCAACTACTGAATGCTGATGCTTACCAAGCCGTAGTGGAAACAGAAGTTTAA
- a CDS encoding L-serine ammonia-lyase yields the protein MALSIFDLFKVGVGPSSSHTVGPMVAANRFLAELAKRQQLSQVVKVKVALYGSLALTGKGHATDIAVLLGLLGEAPATVNPDRVPEYIQAINTHLQLKLAGEHLIRFNPADDIHFHCQASLPEHPNGMQILAYDQHGMLLFEGTYFSVGGGFVVTKGEKTTSDQDVTVPLVFNSGKELLSLCQQHQLSIAELVLKNEQALQPDLTQQQLYDQIYSIWEVMDSCIRRGCQQSGELPGGLKIKRRAAEFYRELTNKPEAALKDQLTVMDWVNLFAMAVNEENAAGGRVVTAPTNGAAGVIPAVLAYYDRFVHGASREGIVKFMATATAIGMLYKQNASISAAEVGCQGEIGVACSMAAGALTAVLGGTNEQVENAAEIGMEHNLGLTCDPIAGLVQVPCIERNTMGAVKAINAARLAIRGNGDHHVSLDSVIETMRQTGLDMQEKYKETSQGGLAVNVVAC from the coding sequence ATGGCGCTGAGTATTTTTGACCTATTTAAAGTGGGGGTTGGGCCGTCCAGCTCACACACAGTTGGGCCAATGGTGGCAGCCAATCGTTTCTTGGCTGAACTAGCCAAACGACAACAACTTAGTCAGGTGGTTAAGGTAAAGGTTGCTTTATACGGCTCATTGGCGTTAACCGGTAAAGGCCATGCAACAGATATTGCTGTATTGTTGGGGTTATTAGGAGAAGCTCCAGCAACAGTTAATCCGGATCGTGTGCCAGAATATATTCAAGCAATTAATACCCATCTTCAGTTAAAACTGGCAGGGGAACATCTGATTAGATTTAACCCGGCTGACGATATTCATTTTCATTGTCAAGCAAGCCTGCCTGAGCATCCTAATGGCATGCAAATATTAGCTTATGATCAGCATGGAATGTTGTTATTTGAAGGAACTTATTTTTCTGTGGGCGGTGGTTTTGTTGTCACTAAAGGTGAAAAAACTACCAGTGATCAAGATGTGACTGTGCCGTTAGTATTTAACTCAGGAAAAGAGTTGCTATCGTTGTGTCAGCAGCACCAGCTGTCGATTGCTGAGCTGGTATTAAAAAATGAGCAAGCATTGCAACCTGATTTAACTCAACAGCAGCTGTATGATCAGATTTATTCAATTTGGGAAGTCATGGATAGCTGTATTAGACGAGGTTGTCAGCAGTCAGGTGAGCTACCTGGTGGTTTAAAAATTAAGCGTCGTGCTGCTGAATTTTATCGAGAATTAACCAATAAGCCTGAAGCCGCTTTAAAAGATCAGTTAACGGTAATGGATTGGGTTAATTTGTTTGCCATGGCAGTTAATGAAGAAAATGCAGCGGGTGGTCGAGTTGTGACTGCGCCTACGAATGGTGCTGCTGGGGTAATTCCTGCCGTGCTAGCTTATTATGATCGATTTGTGCATGGGGCTAGTCGTGAAGGGATTGTCAAGTTTATGGCAACAGCGACAGCCATCGGCATGTTATATAAGCAAAACGCTTCTATTTCAGCAGCAGAAGTGGGTTGCCAGGGCGAAATAGGTGTGGCCTGTTCGATGGCAGCAGGTGCATTAACTGCCGTATTAGGTGGCACCAATGAGCAAGTGGAAAATGCAGCAGAAATCGGTATGGAACACAATTTGGGACTAACCTGTGACCCTATTGCTGGGTTAGTGCAAGTGCCTTGTATTGAACGAAATACCATGGGAGCCGTAAAAGCCATTAATGCAGCACGGTTGGCGATCCGAGGTAATGGTGATCACCATGTTTCTCTGGATAGTGTTATTGAAACCATGCGACAAACTGGTCTCGACATGCAAGAAAAGTATAAAGAGACATCGCAGGGTGGGTTAGCCGTGAATGTAGTTGCATGTTAA
- a CDS encoding helix-turn-helix domain-containing protein, with the protein MADETPGLPKLDTSFLSSEAYVEPLQLGKRLKEIRLSNNWTLEEVSQRTGLARSTLSKIENDQISPTFTAVQKLIQGLGIDLPQLFTQPKTSHATGRRDITRVNEGKPHPTPTYEHELLATQLIHKKMLPFKSYVRARSFSEYQEWVRHEGEEFLLLLSGSLLFYSEFYEPVELQAGDSVYYDANMGHALVSTSKEDAHILWVTAN; encoded by the coding sequence ATGGCGGATGAAACCCCCGGCTTGCCTAAACTGGACACATCTTTTCTATCCAGTGAAGCTTACGTGGAACCTTTGCAATTAGGTAAACGGTTAAAAGAAATCCGCCTAAGTAATAACTGGACCCTGGAAGAAGTCAGCCAACGTACAGGCTTGGCCCGCTCGACCTTATCCAAAATTGAAAATGATCAAATTTCACCAACGTTTACCGCGGTGCAAAAATTAATTCAAGGCCTGGGTATCGACTTACCACAACTGTTTACCCAGCCTAAAACCTCACATGCTACAGGGCGGCGTGATATTACCCGGGTTAACGAAGGCAAACCTCACCCTACCCCTACCTATGAACATGAGTTGCTGGCAACCCAGCTGATTCACAAAAAAATGTTGCCTTTTAAGTCCTATGTACGGGCTCGCTCATTTAGTGAATACCAAGAATGGGTACGACACGAAGGTGAAGAGTTTTTACTCCTTCTTTCCGGCTCATTACTTTTTTATTCAGAGTTTTATGAACCTGTAGAGTTACAGGCAGGTGATAGTGTCTATTACGATGCCAATATGGGCCACGCTTTAGTCTCAACCAGTAAAGAAGATGCCCATATTCTATGGGTAACAGCGAACTAA
- a CDS encoding collagenase, with protein sequence MRKPNGAITNLAAVSCVATLLASSPAFANQAPTTMSQSHQATLGKSVKSQVWGQDPEKQPLYYQLMSSPKYGTLSFDNYKGTFTYTAYSPKADYDEFRFKVWDGYQYSNESVVQFLFDGKQITQKPTTPTKTTKPTARNHAPTTMGQTNYIEKGKLFKHRAYGVDKDNDALTFTVVKEPKHGNLTLDSTTGQFTYFSTANVKQDIFSFRVFDGRDYSNVSSVYLSFNNYSTTTTTTKKIKPTKPVKPVTTTTTKKTKPTKPVKPVTPTTITTNLYPSHWTSKESLPSHVRSILSSTYSQQNSMTMGVYTKYEVLDIFSALALLVDQQNPSDQAFEGLIVYLKAWFASNSASEFSTADATLINNVLSQLINMPEIANIDPDIWADINYRSSIIVDGYATILDHVIRNKSIRTVFTNQLTNLEGFFSRLYQQQEAVNGARGYTKAIFTVFKTLKLYTYYANNDGELFKQAILSQPSLPSTMNKLGKSSLALFKDRYGKRKDDGFILLNTLWILGSLNFAGEEVWNQQVEQNIIDIVKAQSGYPDQRELKSSFYKYYVSQVYPNNAEETCNSKFSGLCYKLQVAEILPYTHQCSNSLKLRYQQLSQSEVKGVCARLSRQEYDFHAQMGTNWQPVKDDFNEDLELVVFNSREDYQRYGSALYKYLDTNNGGYYLEGIPSKQGNQARLFVYEENRFGKWDIRNLQHEYVHYLDGRFNKYGDFGNYNTSVKGNNIVWSTEGLAEFFAWNKNYRQDGVNSLLNSAKKGIPSLDKIIGVIYGESQTLIYDWSYTVNRFFYEKHRAEYLSLIQHLRNNQFDAYKAELDSMKRRYSNEYYNWVNNLINDLRSKQHSMGHSMTGDSLHSRNNHHANHMPTAVDQATALRPPLFE encoded by the coding sequence GTGAGAAAGCCAAACGGAGCAATTACTAACCTGGCTGCTGTTTCTTGCGTAGCAACATTGCTGGCATCATCCCCAGCTTTTGCCAATCAAGCCCCCACCACCATGAGTCAAAGCCATCAAGCGACTCTTGGTAAATCAGTGAAATCCCAGGTTTGGGGACAAGACCCAGAAAAACAGCCCCTTTATTATCAACTCATGTCTTCCCCTAAATATGGCACCCTTTCCTTTGATAATTATAAAGGCACCTTTACTTATACTGCTTATAGTCCTAAAGCTGACTATGATGAATTTCGCTTTAAAGTCTGGGATGGTTACCAGTATTCCAACGAGTCTGTAGTACAGTTTTTATTTGATGGTAAACAAATAACCCAAAAGCCTACCACTCCAACAAAAACAACCAAACCAACAGCTCGTAACCACGCTCCAACTACTATGGGGCAAACAAACTATATAGAGAAGGGTAAACTATTTAAACATAGAGCTTATGGCGTAGATAAAGATAATGATGCGCTTACATTCACTGTAGTTAAAGAGCCCAAACATGGAAACTTGACATTAGATTCCACAACAGGGCAATTTACTTATTTCTCGACAGCAAATGTAAAACAAGATATTTTTTCATTCCGAGTATTTGATGGCAGAGACTATTCAAATGTATCTTCTGTGTATCTGTCATTTAACAACTACTCAACAACAACGACTACTACAAAAAAAATAAAACCAACAAAGCCTGTAAAACCAGTAACGACAACTACCACGAAAAAAACCAAGCCTACAAAGCCCGTTAAGCCAGTAACACCCACCACAATTACTACTAATTTATACCCTTCACATTGGACAAGCAAAGAGAGCCTCCCCAGTCATGTAAGGTCTATTTTATCCTCTACATACTCTCAGCAAAACAGTATGACAATGGGTGTTTATACAAAATATGAAGTCCTTGATATTTTTAGCGCATTAGCACTTTTAGTTGATCAACAGAATCCAAGTGATCAAGCCTTTGAAGGGTTAATTGTTTACTTAAAAGCGTGGTTTGCCTCAAACTCTGCCAGTGAATTCTCAACCGCTGATGCAACATTGATAAACAATGTCCTTTCACAACTAATTAATATGCCTGAAATAGCGAATATAGATCCTGATATCTGGGCTGATATTAATTATAGATCCTCAATTATTGTAGATGGCTATGCCACTATTTTAGATCATGTTATCCGCAATAAATCTATACGTACTGTGTTTACAAACCAGCTGACTAACCTAGAAGGTTTCTTTAGTAGACTTTATCAGCAGCAAGAGGCTGTTAATGGTGCAAGAGGCTACACTAAAGCCATTTTCACTGTATTTAAAACGCTTAAGTTATACACATATTATGCAAATAATGATGGGGAACTATTTAAGCAAGCAATCCTTTCACAACCCTCCTTACCTAGTACTATGAATAAACTGGGTAAAAGCTCCCTTGCTCTTTTTAAAGACCGATATGGTAAACGAAAGGATGATGGATTCATCTTACTTAATACTCTGTGGATATTGGGTAGTTTGAACTTTGCTGGAGAGGAAGTTTGGAACCAACAGGTTGAGCAAAATATAATTGATATTGTCAAAGCTCAGTCAGGTTACCCGGACCAGCGGGAATTAAAATCCTCATTCTACAAATATTATGTTAGTCAAGTATATCCAAATAACGCTGAAGAAACCTGTAATAGCAAGTTTTCTGGGCTTTGCTATAAATTACAAGTAGCTGAAATATTGCCTTATACTCATCAATGCAGTAACTCATTAAAACTGCGGTACCAGCAACTCTCTCAGTCAGAAGTTAAAGGGGTATGTGCAAGGCTCAGTCGCCAAGAATATGACTTCCATGCTCAAATGGGGACAAACTGGCAGCCTGTTAAAGATGATTTTAATGAAGATTTAGAGCTAGTGGTTTTTAACTCTAGAGAAGATTACCAACGCTATGGGTCAGCTCTATATAAGTACTTAGATACAAACAATGGTGGATATTATCTGGAAGGTATTCCTTCTAAACAAGGCAACCAGGCTAGGTTGTTTGTTTACGAAGAAAATAGGTTTGGCAAGTGGGACATCAGAAACTTACAACACGAATATGTCCACTATCTTGATGGCCGATTTAACAAGTATGGTGATTTTGGAAATTACAATACATCTGTAAAAGGAAATAATATTGTCTGGTCTACGGAGGGATTAGCAGAGTTCTTTGCATGGAATAAAAACTATCGTCAAGATGGTGTTAACAGCCTATTAAATTCAGCTAAAAAAGGAATACCTTCACTCGATAAAATTATTGGTGTCATTTATGGAGAATCACAAACGCTGATATATGACTGGTCATATACAGTAAACCGATTCTTCTATGAAAAACATAGAGCCGAGTATTTAAGTCTAATTCAGCATTTACGCAATAATCAATTTGATGCCTACAAAGCTGAGCTTGACTCAATGAAGCGACGTTACAGTAATGAGTATTACAATTGGGTGAATAATCTCATCAATGATTTAAGAAGTAAGCAACACTCAATGGGTCATAGTATGACAGGTGACAGTCTACACTCTAGAAACAACCATCACGCTAACCATATGCCAACTGCTGTTGATCAGGCAACTGCCCTACGTCCTCCACTATTTGAATAA
- the gcvT gene encoding glycine cleavage system aminomethyltransferase GcvT — protein sequence MTTNDALLKTPLYDLHLELGAKMVPFAGYQMPVQYPLGVKNEHLHTRAKAGLFDVSHMGQVQLIGSQAAQALEKLVPVDIIDLPAGKQRYALFTDESGGILDDLMVSNMGDFLFVVVNAACKEQDIAHLQQHLPEDVTINILADRALLALQGPEAANVLARLAPTVSDMVFMDAKALTIKDIDCFVSRSGYTGEDGYEISVPADQAEALARLLLAEPEVEAIGLGARDSLRLEAGLCLYGHDLDSTTTPLEGSLIWAISKSRRPGGSRAGGFIGEAKILEQITEKNWQTKRVGLLPQGKAPIREGVVLTNSEGKEIGKVTSGGFGPSFGGPIAMGYVETAYSALDTEVYAQVRGKSLPIKVAKTPFVEQRYYRG from the coding sequence ATGACCACAAATGATGCATTATTGAAAACCCCTTTGTATGACTTACATCTTGAGTTAGGGGCGAAAATGGTGCCTTTTGCCGGTTATCAAATGCCAGTGCAGTACCCACTGGGCGTTAAAAACGAGCATTTACATACCCGAGCAAAAGCAGGTCTTTTTGATGTCTCCCATATGGGGCAGGTTCAGTTGATTGGTAGCCAAGCCGCACAGGCTTTAGAAAAGCTGGTACCAGTAGATATTATTGATCTACCTGCCGGAAAACAACGCTATGCCTTATTTACAGACGAATCAGGTGGCATCCTAGATGATTTAATGGTCAGCAATATGGGTGACTTTTTGTTTGTTGTCGTTAATGCAGCCTGTAAAGAGCAGGATATTGCTCATTTACAACAACATCTGCCAGAAGACGTAACAATTAACATTTTAGCCGATCGAGCCTTACTTGCTTTACAAGGCCCTGAAGCCGCTAATGTATTGGCCAGATTAGCACCTACTGTCAGTGACATGGTCTTCATGGATGCTAAGGCGCTGACCATAAAAGACATTGATTGTTTTGTAAGCCGTTCAGGTTATACCGGTGAAGATGGTTATGAAATTTCTGTCCCAGCCGATCAAGCCGAAGCGCTTGCCCGCTTACTGCTTGCAGAGCCCGAAGTCGAAGCCATTGGCTTAGGTGCTCGTGACTCATTAAGACTGGAAGCCGGTTTGTGTTTATACGGTCATGACCTTGACTCTACCACTACCCCACTGGAAGGAAGTTTGATTTGGGCTATTAGTAAGTCCAGAAGACCCGGTGGCAGCCGTGCTGGAGGATTTATCGGTGAAGCAAAAATCCTTGAACAAATCACTGAAAAAAACTGGCAAACCAAACGCGTCGGTTTATTACCACAGGGAAAAGCTCCTATCCGGGAAGGTGTTGTGCTAACAAATAGTGAAGGTAAAGAAATTGGTAAAGTGACCAGCGGCGGTTTTGGACCAAGCTTTGGTGGCCCAATTGCTATGGGCTATGTAGAAACGGCCTATAGTGCCTTAGATACTGAAGTATATGCTCAGGTTAGAGGTAAATCACTACCCATTAAAGTCGCTAAAACGCCATTTGTAGAACAGCGTTATTACAGAGGCTAA
- a CDS encoding alanine/glycine:cation symporter family protein, whose translation MEILNSISGFVWGPAMLFLILGVGLFLSLRLGFMPIRKLGLAFKLLWGGRKESKEAGEISPFNALMTSLSATIGTGNIAGVATAITLGGPGALFWMWCTALVGMATKYGEAVCAVKYREKDKNGNHVGGPMYYIKNGLPKSWLWLGTTFAVLGSITGFGMGNTVQANSVANALQENFSISPTVTGIVMMVLVGAVLIGGIKSIAKVAGKLVPFMAIAYLLAGIVVLALNLDQIPAALELIFTSAFSGTAATGGFVGAGVAAAIRFGVARGVFSNEAGIGSAPIAHASAQTNSPVKQGLIAMLGTFIDTIIVCSITGLAIVASGAWQTTTGVKGAAMTSLAFETTLPGIGSSIVTIGLAIFAFTTILGWSVYGERCVQYLLGEKAIVPFRLIWVIAVPVGAIASLDLVWIIADILNALMAIPNLIALAALSPVIIKLTREYFAKRQEEIEGQAVPSND comes from the coding sequence ATGGAAATACTTAATTCAATTAGCGGGTTTGTCTGGGGACCTGCCATGTTATTTCTTATCCTGGGTGTTGGCTTATTTTTAAGCTTGCGACTGGGATTTATGCCAATTCGCAAACTCGGTTTAGCTTTCAAATTATTATGGGGTGGTCGAAAAGAATCCAAAGAAGCGGGTGAAATTTCTCCTTTTAATGCCTTAATGACTTCATTATCTGCCACCATTGGTACAGGTAATATTGCTGGCGTAGCCACAGCGATTACATTAGGTGGCCCAGGTGCCTTATTCTGGATGTGGTGTACTGCACTGGTTGGGATGGCAACCAAATATGGAGAGGCTGTGTGTGCTGTCAAATACCGTGAAAAAGATAAAAATGGTAACCATGTTGGCGGCCCGATGTATTACATCAAAAATGGTCTGCCAAAATCCTGGTTATGGCTAGGTACCACTTTCGCCGTATTAGGGTCAATTACTGGATTTGGTATGGGGAATACCGTTCAAGCCAACTCAGTCGCTAACGCCCTCCAAGAAAACTTCAGTATTTCACCAACTGTCACTGGTATCGTCATGATGGTCTTAGTCGGTGCAGTATTAATTGGTGGAATTAAATCTATTGCTAAAGTAGCAGGAAAACTTGTGCCATTTATGGCCATTGCTTATTTATTAGCAGGCATAGTGGTTCTAGCGTTGAATTTGGATCAAATTCCAGCTGCATTAGAACTGATCTTTACCAGTGCATTCTCTGGTACCGCAGCCACTGGAGGTTTTGTTGGTGCAGGTGTCGCCGCAGCTATTCGCTTTGGTGTTGCTCGCGGTGTATTTTCTAACGAAGCAGGTATTGGTAGTGCACCGATTGCTCACGCTTCTGCTCAAACCAATAGCCCAGTTAAACAAGGCTTAATTGCAATGCTGGGTACCTTTATTGACACCATTATCGTCTGTTCAATTACTGGCCTAGCAATTGTTGCCTCTGGCGCTTGGCAAACTACCACTGGTGTTAAAGGGGCCGCTATGACGTCCCTTGCTTTTGAAACAACCTTACCTGGCATAGGCAGCTCTATTGTAACGATTGGCCTTGCCATTTTTGCCTTCACTACTATTTTAGGCTGGAGTGTATACGGCGAGCGTTGTGTGCAATACCTACTAGGTGAAAAAGCCATTGTACCTTTCCGTTTAATCTGGGTAATTGCTGTACCTGTTGGTGCTATCGCCAGTCTGGATTTGGTATGGATTATTGCTGACATTCTAAATGCCTTAATGGCTATTCCTAACCTGATTGCATTAGCAGCATTGAGTCCTGTCATTATCAAGCTGACTCGTGAATATTTTGCTAAGCGTCAAGAGGAAATTGAAGGCCAGGCTGTGCCATCCAATGACTAA